In Nitratiruptor sp. YY09-18, a single window of DNA contains:
- a CDS encoding bifunctional 2-polyprenyl-6-hydroxyphenol methylase/3-demethylubiquinol 3-O-methyltransferase UbiG, whose protein sequence is MDKAGEQYWEKIWDQKSDIHKIDTNYYTYSLLHQLFKYYLEYNSQKSICEIGCAMSPYLLCFHDKFGYKINGFDYEKSSIIKTKQIYNEMGYEANIFYQDLFGNYEGEKFDILTSFGVFEHFENLENSIAHTKKYIKDNGIIITVIPNMNGIVGFLQKRFNKRVYDIHIPYTKDDLLKAHEKNGYSTLFCDYFGLYQFGVVNIDGIKNEDIVRKIFAIPGKLFYYFYKFSKLRLDSVYNSPYVIYIGKKI, encoded by the coding sequence ATGGATAAAGCTGGTGAACAATATTGGGAAAAGATTTGGGATCAAAAAAGCGATATTCACAAAATAGATACGAACTATTATACATACTCTTTACTTCATCAATTATTCAAATATTATTTGGAATATAATAGTCAAAAGAGCATATGTGAAATTGGTTGTGCTATGTCTCCATATTTACTCTGTTTTCATGATAAATTTGGATATAAGATCAATGGATTTGATTACGAAAAAAGTTCTATCATAAAAACTAAACAAATTTACAATGAAATGGGCTATGAAGCAAATATCTTTTATCAAGATTTATTTGGTAATTATGAGGGAGAAAAATTTGATATATTGACATCTTTTGGTGTTTTTGAACATTTTGAAAATTTAGAAAATAGTATTGCTCATACCAAAAAGTATATAAAAGATAATGGAATAATAATTACTGTGATACCAAATATGAATGGAATTGTTGGTTTTTTGCAAAAGAGATTTAATAAAAGAGTCTATGATATACATATACCGTATACTAAAGACGATCTTCTTAAAGCTCATGAAAAGAATGGGTATTCAACTCTTTTTTGTGATTATTTTGGATTGTATCAATTTGGTGTAGTTAATATTGATGGAATCAAAAACGAAGATATTGTGAGAAAGATTTTTGCCATACCAGGAAAACTATTTTATTATTTTTATAAATTTTCCAAGTTACGATTAGATTCTGTATATAACTCTCCTTATGTTATTTATATTGGCAAAAAAATATGA
- a CDS encoding glycosyltransferase family 4 protein produces the protein MKIAFIISSLGSGGAERVATLIANELAKRHEVYIVTFSKDEPFYSLEKNIKLVQLDLLKKSKNSLETIKNTFNRIFVLTKTLHTIDADVNISFMTHTNILSTIASKIQKQKIIICERIAYGFYQSKMLYFLRRVVYPMADLLITQTKEDRKNYKFLKNVKVIYNPINIPQIQNNKEKIVLAVGRLEKQKGFDSLIKAFAKIKSDWKLVIAGEGSERKNLENLIRKLSLEKKVFLIGKQKDIFDWYAKASLFVLSSKKEGFPNVLLEAMGSGCASISFDCPYGPREIIENGKNGILVEDQNIDALVETMQKLIDDKNLREKLSKEAVNVREKYNIKRIASEWEEVIEEVIGA, from the coding sequence ATGAAAATAGCTTTTATTATCTCATCACTTGGTAGCGGAGGAGCCGAGAGAGTTGCAACTCTCATTGCTAATGAATTAGCTAAGAGACATGAAGTTTATATAGTAACATTTTCAAAAGATGAGCCTTTTTATTCGTTAGAGAAAAATATAAAACTTGTACAATTAGATCTTTTAAAAAAATCAAAGAATAGTCTTGAAACTATCAAAAATACATTTAACAGAATTTTTGTTTTGACTAAAACTCTTCATACAATCGATGCAGATGTAAATATTAGTTTTATGACACACACAAATATTTTATCTACAATCGCATCAAAGATTCAGAAGCAAAAAATCATTATCTGTGAAAGAATTGCTTATGGTTTTTACCAATCAAAAATGTTATATTTTTTAAGAAGAGTCGTATATCCTATGGCAGATTTATTGATAACACAGACAAAAGAGGACAGAAAAAATTACAAATTTTTAAAAAATGTAAAGGTTATTTATAATCCTATAAATATTCCTCAAATTCAAAATAATAAAGAAAAAATAGTATTAGCTGTAGGGAGACTAGAGAAGCAAAAGGGTTTTGATAGTTTGATAAAAGCTTTTGCAAAAATAAAGAGTGATTGGAAACTGGTAATTGCTGGAGAAGGTAGTGAGAGAAAAAATTTGGAAAATTTGATAAGAAAACTCTCTTTAGAGAAAAAGGTCTTTTTGATAGGAAAGCAAAAAGATATATTTGATTGGTACGCAAAAGCTTCGCTATTTGTTTTATCCTCTAAAAAAGAGGGATTTCCAAATGTGTTATTAGAAGCTATGGGAAGCGGATGTGCCTCTATAAGCTTTGATTGTCCCTATGGTCCAAGAGAAATTATAGAGAATGGGAAAAATGGAATTTTAGTAGAAGATCAAAATATTGATGCATTAGTAGAAACGATGCAAAAACTGATTGATGATAAAAATTTGAGAGAAAAATTGTCCAAAGAAGCAGTAAACGTGCGAGAAAAATATAATATCAAAAGAATCGCTAGCGAGTGGGAAGAAGTGATAGAGGAAGTTATAGGTGCGTAA
- a CDS encoding glycosyltransferase family 4 protein, giving the protein MKVAILLYSLGSGGAERQASLLANRLANDGYEVELFLVYDKIFYDLDSAIKLHILDNAPLFLSPYKKFAKLLPLAKKYAKLCNADISISFMNRPNYINILSRFFGNRAKIIVSERGTPSTYYQGLQGFVSRWLIRFLYPRADMVIANADANRKDLEKNFYIKKIQTIYNMFDLAQIEKLCQNAKRYEKFTFITVGRIDEYKNQILQIEALAHSGLDAQLVIIGDGPLRSKLTARAKELGIGEKVHFLGVQKNVFSYLKNADCFLLTSRSEGFPNVLVEAMACGLPVIATDCKSGPAEILEEGKLGILIPNNDKDALIKSMQKIYQDKNLRKQLSKRAKMRAKDFAIDKIFDSWKEVIDEYTKG; this is encoded by the coding sequence TTGAAAGTAGCGATTTTGCTCTACTCTCTTGGAAGTGGAGGTGCTGAGAGACAGGCTTCGCTCCTTGCAAACAGATTAGCAAATGATGGGTATGAAGTAGAGCTCTTTTTGGTGTACGATAAGATTTTTTATGATCTTGATTCTGCTATTAAGCTTCATATACTCGATAATGCACCACTCTTTTTGTCTCCATATAAAAAATTTGCAAAATTATTACCATTAGCAAAAAAGTATGCCAAACTATGTAATGCTGATATTTCCATATCTTTTATGAATCGCCCAAACTACATCAATATACTCTCCCGATTTTTTGGCAATAGAGCCAAAATCATAGTGAGCGAGCGAGGAACTCCTTCGACTTATTATCAAGGTTTGCAAGGATTTGTGAGCAGGTGGCTTATCCGTTTTCTCTACCCACGTGCAGATATGGTGATTGCAAATGCCGATGCCAATCGCAAAGACCTTGAAAAGAACTTTTATATAAAAAAGATACAGACTATTTATAATATGTTTGATCTTGCACAGATCGAAAAACTTTGTCAAAATGCAAAGAGGTATGAGAAATTTACATTTATTACAGTTGGAAGAATCGATGAATATAAAAATCAGATACTCCAAATTGAAGCTTTAGCACATAGTGGTTTGGATGCACAATTAGTGATAATTGGTGATGGTCCTTTGCGATCAAAACTTACCGCAAGGGCTAAAGAGTTAGGAATTGGAGAGAAAGTCCACTTTTTGGGTGTGCAAAAGAATGTGTTTTCTTATCTTAAAAATGCAGACTGTTTTTTACTGACATCAAGAAGCGAAGGCTTCCCCAATGTTTTGGTTGAAGCCATGGCATGTGGTTTGCCAGTCATTGCAACTGATTGTAAGAGTGGTCCAGCCGAAATTTTAGAAGAAGGGAAATTGGGTATACTTATTCCAAATAATGATAAAGATGCCTTAATAAAAAGTATGCAAAAAATTTATCAAGATAAAAATTTGCGCAAACAGCTTAGCAAAAGGGCAAAAATGCGTGCCAAAGATTTTGCAATCGATAAAATTTTTGATAGTTGGAAGGAAGTAATTGATGAGTATACAAAAGGATAA
- the asnB gene encoding asparagine synthase (glutamine-hydrolyzing) translates to MCGIVGYNFNNAALLDEMLQTIHYRGPDDKGVYANDSISLGHVRLSILDLSSHGHQPMEFENLVLIYNGEIYNFKEIRKELEKYGYSFISNSDSEVLLKAFHKWGKECVEKLRGMFAFALYDKAHQKITLCRDRVGVKPLYYYFDGKDFVFASELRALRKYKKFPIDKVALAQFFAYGYITHDRSIFEGVKKLLPAHFLEFDLKNKKLTLQNYWKYEDYFKIAAKSEEEIIDELEEVLTEGIKYRMVSDVDVGVFLSGGVDSSLVSAILQKHYGNIHTFTIGFKEQKYNEALYAKKVANHIQSNHTEYILGINEAKEILLEKFHEIYDEPFGDSSGIPTFLVSRIAKENGVKVVLSADGGDELFCGYERYWWSYHLGKKLQKIPAHKIFAKALHACKPCLSKIPIKNIEHKLEFLQELFQADSWAQIYDAILKNYREDMRCLGLVPPSNISKDAFAFGEQIHPMQGMMLWDFYNYLPNDILVKVDRATMINSIEGREPLLDNKIIEYSATISFDLKYRNGQSKYILKKVLERYLPKELIYRKKMGFGIPMFEWFRSDLAALFERYFYEDEIIDMEYPRALLQSFKEGRYVNVNKLWFVLVYKMWKERYY, encoded by the coding sequence ATGTGTGGAATCGTAGGCTATAATTTTAACAATGCTGCACTCCTGGATGAGATGCTCCAAACTATCCATTACAGAGGCCCTGATGATAAGGGAGTCTATGCAAATGATAGTATCTCTTTGGGACATGTGAGGCTCTCCATTCTTGATCTTTCCTCTCACGGCCATCAACCTATGGAGTTTGAAAATCTTGTGTTGATTTATAATGGAGAGATTTACAACTTTAAAGAGATTAGAAAAGAGCTTGAAAAATATGGCTATAGCTTTATTTCAAACAGTGACAGTGAAGTTTTGCTCAAAGCTTTTCATAAATGGGGTAAAGAGTGTGTGGAAAAACTAAGAGGTATGTTCGCCTTTGCTCTTTATGATAAAGCACACCAAAAAATCACCCTTTGTCGCGACAGAGTTGGTGTAAAACCGCTCTATTACTATTTTGATGGCAAGGATTTTGTTTTTGCAAGTGAACTGAGGGCCTTGAGAAAATATAAAAAATTTCCAATAGATAAAGTTGCTCTTGCTCAATTCTTTGCATACGGATATATCACTCACGATAGATCTATTTTTGAAGGGGTCAAAAAACTCCTTCCTGCCCATTTTTTGGAGTTTGATCTAAAGAATAAAAAGTTGACTTTGCAAAACTATTGGAAATATGAGGACTATTTTAAAATCGCAGCAAAGAGTGAAGAAGAGATAATTGATGAGTTAGAAGAGGTTTTGACTGAAGGTATCAAGTATCGTATGGTAAGTGATGTGGATGTCGGAGTCTTTTTGAGTGGGGGTGTGGATAGTAGTTTGGTGAGTGCAATTTTGCAAAAACATTACGGCAATATCCACACTTTTACTATTGGATTCAAAGAGCAAAAATATAATGAAGCCCTCTATGCCAAAAAGGTGGCTAATCATATCCAATCAAATCATACTGAATATATTCTTGGTATCAATGAAGCAAAAGAGATATTATTAGAAAAATTTCACGAAATTTATGATGAACCTTTTGGAGATAGTAGTGGAATACCTACATTTTTAGTCTCAAGAATAGCAAAAGAGAATGGTGTCAAGGTAGTCTTAAGTGCTGATGGAGGAGACGAACTCTTTTGTGGATATGAAAGATATTGGTGGAGCTATCATCTTGGTAAAAAACTGCAAAAAATTCCTGCTCACAAGATTTTTGCAAAAGCTCTGCACGCCTGCAAACCCTGTTTGAGCAAAATTCCTATAAAAAATATAGAGCATAAACTCGAATTTTTGCAAGAGCTCTTTCAAGCTGATAGCTGGGCACAAATTTATGATGCAATTTTAAAAAATTATAGAGAAGATATGAGGTGCTTGGGATTGGTACCGCCTTCAAATATTTCAAAAGATGCCTTTGCATTTGGTGAGCAAATTCACCCAATGCAGGGGATGATGCTATGGGATTTTTATAACTATTTGCCAAATGATATTTTGGTCAAAGTGGATAGAGCTACTATGATAAACTCAATAGAAGGAAGAGAGCCACTACTGGATAATAAAATAATCGAATATAGTGCTACTATTTCATTTGATTTGAAATATAGAAATGGCCAGAGCAAATATATACTTAAAAAGGTTTTGGAGCGCTATTTACCAAAAGAGCTGATATATCGCAAAAAGATGGGATTTGGTATACCCATGTTTGAGTGGTTTCGCAGCGATCTTGCAGCTTTGTTTGAGCGCTATTTCTATGAAGATGAGATTATTGATATGGAGTATCCAAGAGCACTTCTACAAAGTTTCAAAGAGGGAAGGTATGTCAATGTCAATAAACTCTGGTTTGTATTAGTTTATAAGATGTGGAAGGAAAGGTACTATTGA
- a CDS encoding endonuclease MutS2, with product MEEKLDLVDFLNAFRSFFARPKPLAIEGDINLHYAYIQELRNYNFNTPPQVDALDTALQHLRKQGVLSIEEIFSFIKIIRYFLYLHSIEFEGKVGEWISSIEIPDEIRQIEGYFDEEGKIRSQVDERLLALENALSHTKEQIRQKLQGLLNTKKLQSYLVDRQIHYINGEEALLVRGGFNHVLKATVVGRSSAGFFYVVPRDLSNLKDKEADLLSQIEEIHYEIQKRISSIFTKWLKFLEFINRQFDRFDHYQARINFAKAKDLALILPKNDHKIVLKNFAHPAIENPKPVSIDFSKKILIITGVNAGGKTMLLKSILSAAFLAKYLIPMQCDPKSHIGRFKEIIPIIEDPQNVKNDISTFAGRMLAFSRLFQKNDALVGVDEIELGTDSDEAATLFKVILEELMKKDIKIAITTHHKRLASLMAAHEDVELLAAMYDEEKGVPTYEFLQGIIGKSYAFETAKRYGIPQRIVARAVEEYGEDQAKLSELIERGSELERELRRKNAELQKELDLLQKNRILLDEERSAFYERLQAEKAKLQALYKEAIDEAKAAIKAKETKEAHRHLTQAARKVKNAKIQKPEPKELKVGDEVKYKKTKGVILGIRGKEATIEAEGMKLRVPLADLKPTKIVKKKEKSKVKVSPPSKLSVKLDLHGLRVEEALEKTDKFLSDALMAGFDEVLIFHGVGTGKLARAVRELLKEHPRVKSFHDAPANMGGMGATVVEL from the coding sequence GTGGAAGAAAAACTCGATCTTGTTGATTTTTTAAATGCTTTTCGCTCCTTTTTTGCTAGACCTAAACCTTTGGCTATTGAAGGGGATATCAATCTACACTACGCATATATTCAAGAGCTAAGAAACTATAACTTCAATACTCCTCCCCAAGTAGATGCACTGGATACTGCACTGCAGCATCTGCGCAAACAGGGTGTATTAAGCATAGAAGAGATTTTTAGTTTTATAAAGATTATTCGCTACTTTCTTTATCTTCACTCAATAGAATTTGAAGGAAAAGTGGGAGAGTGGATCAGCAGCATTGAAATACCAGATGAGATTCGCCAGATTGAAGGTTATTTTGATGAAGAGGGAAAAATCCGCAGCCAAGTAGATGAGAGGCTTTTAGCCCTTGAGAATGCACTGAGTCATACAAAAGAGCAGATTCGCCAAAAGCTCCAAGGCCTCCTCAATACCAAAAAACTCCAAAGCTATCTTGTGGATCGCCAGATTCACTACATCAACGGTGAAGAGGCACTGCTAGTTAGAGGAGGATTTAATCATGTGCTCAAAGCTACAGTTGTTGGACGCAGTAGCGCCGGGTTTTTTTATGTAGTGCCACGAGATCTTAGTAACTTAAAAGATAAAGAGGCTGATCTTCTCAGCCAAATCGAAGAGATTCACTATGAGATACAAAAGCGTATCAGCTCTATTTTTACAAAATGGCTCAAATTTTTAGAGTTTATCAATAGGCAGTTTGATAGATTCGATCACTACCAAGCCCGCATCAACTTTGCAAAGGCAAAAGATCTTGCTCTCATTTTGCCTAAAAATGATCATAAAATAGTTCTCAAAAACTTTGCCCATCCAGCTATTGAAAATCCAAAGCCTGTAAGTATCGATTTTAGTAAAAAGATCTTAATCATTACAGGTGTCAATGCAGGTGGGAAAACAATGCTTCTCAAATCCATCCTCTCAGCTGCATTTTTGGCAAAATATCTCATACCTATGCAGTGTGATCCAAAAAGTCATATAGGAAGATTCAAAGAGATAATTCCCATTATTGAAGATCCACAAAATGTCAAAAATGATATCTCTACATTTGCTGGAAGGATGCTTGCTTTTAGCAGGCTTTTTCAAAAAAATGATGCACTTGTTGGAGTCGATGAGATAGAGCTGGGAACTGATAGTGACGAGGCTGCCACACTTTTCAAGGTGATTTTGGAAGAGCTTATGAAAAAAGATATCAAAATAGCTATCACTACCCACCATAAGCGTCTTGCTTCCCTTATGGCAGCGCATGAAGATGTGGAACTTTTGGCTGCAATGTATGATGAAGAGAAGGGTGTGCCAACATATGAGTTTTTGCAAGGGATTATTGGCAAAAGCTATGCATTTGAGACGGCAAAACGCTATGGAATACCTCAAAGAATAGTAGCTAGAGCAGTAGAAGAGTATGGAGAAGATCAAGCAAAACTCAGTGAGCTTATAGAGCGAGGAAGTGAGCTAGAGCGTGAACTTAGGCGCAAAAATGCAGAGCTGCAAAAAGAGCTAGATCTGTTGCAAAAAAATCGCATTTTGCTTGATGAGGAGCGCAGTGCATTCTATGAGAGGCTCCAAGCTGAAAAGGCAAAACTCCAAGCACTCTATAAAGAGGCTATCGATGAGGCAAAAGCTGCCATCAAAGCAAAAGAGACCAAAGAGGCACATCGTCACCTCACACAAGCTGCGCGCAAAGTAAAAAATGCGAAGATACAAAAGCCTGAGCCAAAAGAACTCAAAGTTGGCGATGAGGTTAAATATAAAAAGACAAAAGGTGTGATCTTAGGAATACGTGGCAAAGAGGCAACAATTGAGGCTGAGGGGATGAAACTGCGCGTACCTCTAGCCGATTTGAAACCGACAAAAATAGTGAAGAAAAAAGAGAAATCAAAAGTGAAAGTTTCTCCTCCCTCCAAACTCTCCGTCAAACTTGATCTGCATGGGCTTCGAGTAGAAGAGGCATTAGAGAAGACCGATAAATTTTTGAGCGATGCTCTCATGGCTGGATTTGATGAAGTGCTGATTTTTCATGGAGTAGGGACCGGAAAACTTGCTCGTGCAGTGAGAGAGCTTTTAAAAGAGCACCCAAGAGTCAAAAGTTTTCATGATGCTCCTGCAAATATGGGAGGTATGGGCGCTACGGTTGTGGAGCTATGA
- a CDS encoding ABC transporter ATP-binding protein, with protein sequence MREIIGKLNSLLTPRDKQVLFFLLLFSVFVSLIETIGVGIIMPFISAASDFTQIEHNHYLHAIYNFFGFSNPLEFVVAFGVFLVFFYIARSLINLLYFYLLARFSEGRYHLLAYRLFENYMGLKYQDFIEKNSAHMTKVIVNEATHLVKLISGLLFMMSEIFVVIFIYAMLLWVNWKMTLLLTLFLGINLLLLKKMISPKIKKAGEKRAAFQQRFYEVMASAFGNFKIIKLKGIDKDVVEQFKEASYGFARSNILNATLAQFPRLFLEMVGFTLIALIVIYLVLKYQTDIKAVLPILMMFVLGLYRLMPSVNRIFSAYNEILFYLQSLKIIHNELIYEPEELGDEEIAFQKEIKLEDIWFGYKEDKPILKGIDLTIRKGEKLGIVGESGSGKSTLVDIIIGLYRPQRGKISVDGVEVNEKNLKSWRKKIGYIPQQIYLFDGTIAQNVAFGEEIDEERVERALKKARLLDFLERHHDGIYTKVGENGIKLSGGQKQRVAIARALYNDPEVLVLDEATSALDSETEAKIMEEIYKIGSDKTMIIVAHRISTLTSCNRIIEINDGKVNIE encoded by the coding sequence ATGAGAGAGATCATAGGTAAACTCAATAGTCTTCTAACTCCAAGAGATAAACAGGTTCTCTTTTTTTTATTGCTATTCTCAGTCTTTGTCTCTTTGATTGAGACAATTGGTGTAGGTATCATTATGCCTTTTATCTCGGCTGCTAGTGATTTTACGCAAATAGAGCATAATCATTATCTCCATGCAATCTATAACTTTTTTGGTTTTTCCAATCCTTTAGAGTTTGTTGTGGCTTTTGGAGTTTTCTTAGTATTTTTTTATATAGCAAGAAGTCTCATAAACTTACTCTACTTCTACTTGTTGGCTAGATTTTCTGAAGGACGCTACCATCTATTAGCATATAGGCTTTTTGAAAACTATATGGGACTAAAGTACCAAGATTTTATTGAAAAAAATAGTGCCCATATGACAAAAGTTATTGTCAATGAAGCAACACACCTTGTAAAGCTTATCTCTGGTCTGCTTTTTATGATGAGTGAAATATTCGTAGTCATTTTTATCTACGCAATGCTTTTGTGGGTGAATTGGAAAATGACTCTTCTTTTGACACTCTTTTTGGGAATAAATCTACTCCTACTCAAAAAGATGATCTCACCTAAAATCAAAAAAGCAGGAGAAAAAAGAGCTGCTTTTCAGCAGCGTTTCTATGAGGTTATGGCTTCAGCTTTTGGTAATTTTAAAATAATTAAACTCAAAGGCATTGATAAAGATGTAGTAGAGCAGTTTAAAGAGGCTAGTTACGGTTTTGCACGATCAAATATCCTCAATGCTACACTTGCTCAATTCCCTCGGCTCTTTTTGGAGATGGTGGGATTTACGCTCATTGCTCTTATTGTTATCTACCTCGTGCTCAAATACCAAACAGATATCAAAGCAGTTTTGCCAATTCTTATGATGTTTGTTTTGGGGCTTTATCGTCTTATGCCAAGTGTCAATAGGATCTTTAGTGCATACAATGAGATCCTCTTTTATCTCCAATCACTCAAAATCATTCACAATGAGCTCATTTATGAGCCAGAAGAGCTTGGTGATGAAGAGATAGCGTTTCAAAAGGAGATAAAATTAGAAGATATTTGGTTTGGGTATAAAGAAGATAAGCCCATTTTAAAAGGAATCGATCTCACAATCAGAAAAGGTGAAAAGCTTGGAATTGTCGGAGAGAGTGGGAGTGGCAAATCAACACTTGTTGATATAATAATAGGTCTCTATAGACCTCAAAGAGGGAAAATATCTGTCGATGGAGTGGAGGTCAATGAGAAAAATCTCAAGAGTTGGCGCAAAAAAATTGGCTATATTCCACAACAAATCTACCTCTTTGATGGGACAATTGCACAAAATGTAGCATTTGGCGAAGAGATTGATGAGGAGAGGGTAGAGCGGGCATTGAAAAAAGCAAGACTCTTAGATTTTTTAGAAAGACACCATGATGGTATTTATACAAAAGTTGGAGAAAATGGTATCAAGCTCAGTGGTGGGCAAAAACAAAGAGTAGCCATTGCAAGAGCACTGTATAATGATCCGGAAGTTTTGGTCTTGGATGAAGCTACAAGTGCTTTGGACAGTGAGACAGAAGCCAAGATCATGGAGGAGATTTATAAAATTGGAAGTGATAAAACTATGATAATAGTAGCGCATCGTATAAGTACTCTTACTAGTTGTAATAGAATAATTGAAATCAATGATGGTAAAGTTAATATTGAATAA
- a CDS encoding glycosyltransferase, which translates to MRKVKLILAIRSLDIGGAERQFIELVKHIDKSKFDILVCTMYGGVQENEVKAIPNIKYINLEKKGRYDFFKFYWKYKSVLEEFDPHVIYSFLGEMNLFSYWCKPKTPKLIWGFRAANMDLSKYGKLSQFLFWLQKKYSKKVDKIIANSHASIEFHKKQGFAMDRAVVVYNGIDIQKFKKDAMKREEFRQKYNMREAQKAIGMVARIDHMKGYPIFTKAAMKILQKYKNVKFFVIGDGDSTIKQACENILGEFNESRFIWLGKQRDVENFYSGFDIYVSSSFGEGFSNTIAEAMACEVPCVVTDVGDSKIIVGECGEVAQPRNVEDLVEKIEMMFDRDLQELGKCSRKRIVENFSLEKMVQKTEDEIRKCVES; encoded by the coding sequence GTGCGTAAGGTTAAACTTATTCTTGCAATTCGCTCTCTTGACATTGGTGGGGCAGAGAGACAGTTTATTGAACTTGTCAAACATATAGATAAATCAAAATTTGATATCCTAGTTTGCACAATGTATGGAGGAGTGCAAGAAAATGAGGTAAAAGCTATTCCTAACATAAAGTATATCAATTTAGAAAAAAAAGGAAGATACGATTTTTTCAAATTTTATTGGAAATACAAAAGTGTGTTGGAGGAGTTTGATCCTCATGTGATTTATTCATTTTTAGGTGAGATGAATCTCTTTTCTTACTGGTGCAAGCCTAAAACACCAAAACTTATTTGGGGCTTTCGGGCTGCCAATATGGATCTGTCAAAATATGGAAAACTATCCCAATTTCTCTTTTGGCTTCAAAAAAAATATTCCAAAAAAGTAGATAAAATCATTGCTAATTCCCATGCAAGTATAGAGTTTCATAAAAAGCAAGGTTTTGCAATGGATAGAGCTGTTGTAGTGTATAACGGGATAGATATACAAAAATTTAAAAAAGATGCAATGAAAAGGGAAGAGTTTAGGCAAAAGTATAATATGAGGGAAGCCCAGAAAGCTATCGGAATGGTTGCAAGGATTGATCATATGAAAGGATATCCTATATTTACAAAAGCTGCCATGAAGATTTTACAAAAATATAAAAACGTTAAGTTCTTTGTAATAGGTGATGGTGATAGTACAATAAAGCAAGCATGTGAAAATATCCTTGGCGAATTTAATGAGAGCAGATTCATATGGCTTGGAAAACAAAGAGATGTAGAGAATTTCTACAGCGGTTTTGATATTTATGTCTCTTCTTCTTTTGGGGAAGGGTTTAGCAATACTATTGCTGAAGCAATGGCTTGCGAAGTACCCTGTGTGGTCACTGATGTTGGTGATAGCAAAATCATAGTAGGAGAGTGCGGGGAGGTGGCACAGCCTCGAAATGTAGAAGATTTGGTAGAAAAAATTGAAATGATGTTTGATAGAGATTTGCAAGAACTTGGAAAATGCAGTAGGAAGAGAATAGTGGAGAATTTCTCACTTGAAAAGATGGTACAAAAAACAGAAGATGAGATACGCAAATGTGTGGAATCGTAG